A stretch of DNA from Toxotes jaculatrix isolate fToxJac2 chromosome 15, fToxJac2.pri, whole genome shotgun sequence:
TGTTGGGAGGATTACTGATATGTTCCTGATAATGACTGTGAACAGTTGAGTATCTTTCTGTGTCCCTGTCAGTCAGTGCTTAGAGCAGACAGAGGCGGTGAGGAGATAAAAGGAGGAAGTGGGTGTAGCAGAGCAGGCAGAGGAGCTCAAGttcagcagaggaagaagaagaagaagaagaagaggaggcctAAACCTGGACCTGCTGGACAGGCGCTCACTGCACCCAGGACTATAGCCTTTTGTCAGCAGACATGATTGTTTGCTGGCAGATGCTTGGTGTGTTTCACTATGAATGCTTCCTTGCTTCTGCCcggcttcctgctgctgtcggTTTTCGGTGCGTGTGATCGGCCAGTGGGAGCAAAGAGACAAGAACCAGAGATTTCACCTGAGACGCACAGCGCTCGTCTCCGAGGCCTCTGGAAGCTGCACATGAGGGACTCCCTGCTGAAAGGAGAAGGTCAGAAACTACTAGAGGAGAGAAAGTCTAACCACATTTCTTAGAAAGACAATCCTCTTTCTAGTGAAGTCACACGGTTTAGGAGTTTCCTAAATTCAGTCATGACTTAgtcattattttcatcacaCATGTCATTTTGGAACTCTGAGTATACTATCAATTGCTCTTCCATTATCATCACTAACCACAGGTGTCATCAGATCAACCGAGACTGAAATcttaaaggacaggttcacattttttgacTCTGTCTGAACATATTACTGACGTATCGTATGTGTGTTCAGAGTCTAATCAAATCATTCATGTGAAAATGCAGTCTGGCGTCCAGCTGAAGCTAATGTGAGGTGTTCACCGTCTGATTCAGCCAAATCAAGCATGTGCCTTCATCTTGGTGGCTGTGTGTGGGTTTATTTCTGGTGTTTTGTCACAGCAACAAACCTACATGTGACTACCAGGACACATCCCTCTGTAACATTCCTCAGCATGGACACACTGTCTGCAAATGGGATTTCAGAAAAAAGAGTAACTCAGACTACTGAGGCCTCATATGACCATCAGACGGATTTCAGAACATTTTCCTCACAGACAGTGTGGGCATTGAAgataaacaacaacataaacatgACACTTGAAGAGAAAAGTCGTCAGGGCCTTTTTAAAAGAAGCCACAGTCTGTGGTGCCCTCAGATGGTCTGGAAGGGAGTTCCAAAGGCGGGAGGGCGGCTGAGCAGAAAGCTCGATCTCCCATTGTCCGGAGTTTAGTTCTGGGCGTATGAGGGATGTTACTGTTGGTAGAATGGAGAGTGCGGGATGAAGTTTGCTGAGTGATGAGTTCCTTGAGGTACCATCGGTTCCATGGATGCACTGATTTGTCAGGATGGATATTTTATATTGAATTCTGGAGGAGATGGGGAGCCAGTGAAGGAATTTGAGGATGTGggtgtgaagtgtttgtgtttacgcACTCTCATCAGGATCCTGGCAGCGCTGTATACTGAAGCTTTTGAAGACTCTTGCCAGGGATCCCGTTGGGAAGTGTGATGCAGTAGAGTAGTAGAAGAGCTTTTTTACATCAGAAAGCGTGAGAAACAGAGATGTTTAATGTGATTGTTAAATGTTATGTGTTCAGAGGTGAGCTGGCTTCTTAAACAGATTCTGATGGTGAAGCCACAGGAGCCAGCAGGTcaagtgagagagggagggggttgAAGGAGGAGGGGATTTTCCACATGTTGTCAGTGTCATCTGTCCACAACAACCAATCATTTGTCTCCAATGCAGGTTCAAGTCCTCATTCAATCAGAGAAGGAGTCAAACGGCAGCTGCTCTACTGCCGCGTCGGGATTGGCTACCATCTCCAGATTCTGCCCAATAGCTCTGTCGGAGGAGTCCACAAACCCACTGAGTACTGTGAGTTCAGATCACACACCATGTGGATCCTGTGTTAATGTAAAGTTTCTGAAACACGTATTGTACATTCTGTTTTCCTTGGTTTCCTTGGAGACATCTGTGATATTATacccacatcacacacatccaAGCCTATATGCATTTCTTTACCCTGCGTTTCTCCATCTCCACAAGCTTGGCTGAAGGTGTTTGCCATGAAGCATGGAGTGGTGGGAATCAAAGGAGTCAAGAGTGGCTTGTACCTCTGTATGGGTGCAGAAGGACGGGTCTATGGAGCGGTATGTAGCCTTATTCACAGCTCACACCAGCAACATAGCATgtcatgtttcagtgtgtcatGCATGTGTACTGTGAGAGAAAGTGTGCACCCTCTCTGACCTGGGTCAAAGAGCACTGAGTGAAGGAAGACCGTCTTTTCCAGGAGCAGTTTTCTGACGACTGCCTGCTGAAGGAGAACTTGGAGGAGAATCACTACACCACCtactcctctctgtctcatccagGGATCTACCTGGCTCTTTCTCACAAGGGAGACCTCAGGAAGGGCAACAGCGTGAGCCGCCACCAGGCCTGCACCCACTTCCTACCTCGAACCACAACGTGATCGGGGTCCACGAACAGCCAGCTTCTTGCAGACCTGGAGCCAGATTAGAAATATGCTCATGTTGCTGCTTCAGCTCATGAGGAAAGCAATAGACCAGAAACTGGTTcaggtttattgtcatttccaCACATATGCTTGATGtacacacagtgacaggaaatgtCGTTCATCATGGACCTCAACGCAACACAGAATAGACACACTAACACCTAAAAGTGAGCATGCTGAGGAGCAACACCTGGAATCTGAACAAGGTGTGGtgtattttctcctcctgtAGCAAAGGTTTGTTGGTTGattgctgatgctgctgtacAGCTCTCACAGGttcactgctgcagcatcaacaacaacagtggtGAAATGCTACAATTCTGTTCCAAACAAagtcatttctgtattttagaAATGTGAATGGATGAGTAGATGAACtagtgtaaaagaaaaattgaaaaaactTGATCTTATTTCTTTtggctatgttttttttttttaaataaaacaatctattttttttataatcataatgtgttcttttgtttgtttgtttttttttaaattggatttTTAGATGTGCAAAGCTTCCAGAAATTTAGAAAAGGCAAACTCTGACTGATTATCTTACTGAGATAACTTGGGAGGAAATGTAGTTGAATTCATAATATTCACATGATGCAGTCGATTCGTAAAACCTGCTTCCTGCTCTCCAGCTGTTTGTCACTGAAATTTGCTTCATCAGAAAAAGTTGCTCTTCAGAGTTACAGTCTTTTCACTTGAATTGAACAGAATTACTGGCACCCCTGAAATTCAGTTACAGACTAAAGAATATCTtcagataaataaaagaaatgaataaaccAGTTTTGCATGATCAGAATATCTAACAAAATGAGCAAAGTTActaagcaacaacaacaaaaaggctttcatgtagcaaaaaaaaaagactcaccAATGCTTAAACTTCAGTGTTTCCTGCATAAAAAGGGATGGTTTCCAGTTTCTTTATCTCGgtgatgaagaccagagctgtcTGAGAgtatcaaaaatgttttatcaaaaaaaaaaaaaaagacataactCCAAAAGCTATGTGGCAATGGCCAAAGGTCTTCAAATccctgtttttactgtttgtaaTGTTATCAAAACGTTTCACTGTCATAAATCTGTTCAGATACTTCCCAATTGTGGCACTATGACAAAACTCAGTGAGGAAAATCTGCAAAGGTTggtgcaggaaaaacacaaatcaagACATCCACAGAGATTCAGGCTAATCTGGAGCAATCTGGAGTGAAATCAGAATGTTGCCAAGGCATTTTAGAGACCGGTGTCAAAAAACTTGGTTTCTTCACCTCGAAGGTATTGAGTCTTTCTGCAGCACCATCCAGAATGGTTGAAAAAGGAACTGATGGAGCATTTTAAACTGGGCAGCTTAGGCAACTTGACCTAAGCCCATTGAAAACCTTTGGAGAGCTGGAATCTGCCATTGCAAAAAGAATTCCTGCAAACCTGAACGCACAGcagtggaggagagacagaaactaCCAGCAGACAGTGCAAGAAGCTTCGAGATGACTTCAAAAAAAGTTTAGAGGCTGTCACTGTTGCCAAAGGTTCTGCAGCCAAATATTAGCAAAGGGAGCCAACAACTGTGTCTGGGCTACATTTTGTGCTCGTATTATTTCACTAATACAcaagtttggttttcttttaaccctggacattttattaaaatactatGATCATACAAAATTggttaatttgcttttatttgtgaagATGATCTGAATTATGTAGTTGAAATTCAGGACTGCCAGTCATTTTGACCAGGACTGTATGTCTGGATTTGTTCTGATCTGAAGCTAAACAGGAATGTGtctgtacaaaaagaaaaaaattgttcCCATAAGTTTTTACAAGGGAGATTgggacagcagcaggagctgaggAGCAAATGTCTCAAAAACCTGTCTCATACAGCCTGAACTGTTGACATGGCTCTGGGTGAACTGGCcctttaaaagacaaaatgtgtaTTTGACTTCTGCTAAAGCACATGTGTATGGGGGTATATACAAAAAGCAGCTGGACAGTGAAGCCACTGGACAGTATCCAggttccctcctcctccacctacCTGCCCACACCAACTGCCTGGACAACACAGGGGACACACGAGTATGTAATCCTACCCACAGAATGGGAGGTGCAGGGTCACCCGATCCCCTGCTCTGAGTGGCAGCACTCACCTGCTCAGGTGTCCCTTTGTATCAAAGTGTAGGCACGGCAGGAGGGTAGCCattaagacagagagagtggggaaagaagaagaagaagaaaaaagaagagaggaaggacagagagaaaaagagaggggaacAGGGAGTTGGGGGTTATGGTGTTAGATAAAGCACAGCTGAGTGTGGACGATGGCACGATGACGAAAAGCTTCGTGGAGATCAGTACGTTGGACATTTGGTCAGGCTCAGGAATAACAGCTCATCCTGCCTTTTTCTTGAGGACTCCTGGTTGTTTTTTCCTTCACcaattcttcttctctctcacttttctctctcttttactctgtcAGTGTCATTTCCTCTCATCCCACAGTTTCTCATCTTTTCGCAGATCCTGATgccaacactgctgctgctgacacatCACCCCCCCTGTCAGTAAGTGGACAAAGCAATGACTGACAGAaacttctttgttttatatcactgtttTTGGTCTTTGCACTGTTGATATGTTGTTCActtgcatttttcattattttctgacattttatggactgAACTATGAAGTGATTGATAAAAAATCTcagattaataaataatgaaaataatcactagtTCCAGCCCTGAATGAAATAATGATAGTCAGATAAATCAGAGTGTAATTCAAAGCAAATATGTGAAaaggtgtgggggggggggttgtgcttgtttttgtgcttgtctgtgtgctCGTGTTCTACTCTAAAGACCCAATACAAGAGATGATGATTAACAGaaatgatatactgtatatcaaaagcatttttgaaaaatgccaAGACAACAAACAATGAGGGTAGAGACAGAGGTACGAAGATACAGTGTTGTAGTCACAGGAAGAGAATTAATGGGggtgtgtgtaaagtgtgtgtgtatgtgtgcctgtgtgtgtctgggagatggagaaaactagacagaggaaaggagagggagtAAAAAGACAAGGAAGAGAGGAACAACAAAATAGATGAGCTGCGGTAGAGGGAGACTGTGGTGAGGACAAGTTACACCAGGGTGACTTGTCCTGGGGAAAGACTGGGAAAGACTGTCACTACAGCCCAGTCTGTCTCTACAGCAACAGAGGGGACAAGGGTGAGGCTGTCCCTACCATAGGCTAACCCTCTGGGGCCTGGCCTGTGGGTAGGACACTTTGTTTTCCATGTTGAGTAGCCTCCAGATGCTCCAGGAGGTCCCTGTTCAGCGTAGGTCTCAGAGCTAGCTTTGGATGGAGTTAAATTTAGGTATTTTATCATTTGTCTCACCAACATTTATGTTCACCCCTGTCCCCTGGGACCCAGAGGCTGTGCAACAGTTGTAGTCAGCTGGTAGACAAACAGAGTCTTTGTTTGTTGAGGGAACAATGTCTCGAAACGAGTTTAACTGCTTCCTCTGTAGAACATATGTAAAACTAATGTCAGATTTACACTGGATAAATTCCTGTAGCAAAGTCCTGGTGTTCCACCGCTTAGAATGACATGTCTCGATAAGTGAAACCCTCATTTCAGAATTGTACACAAGTCTGAGTATACCTGGTTTGCTGTCCACAGATTATCCTCATCACTGGGTTAAATTCAGAGACTGGTCTTTCAGTCACACCAGGGTCAGATATGAATCTTTTCCCTCCATATTTCCCCATTTAGGAGCTTAAGACAGAGGGACCTGAGCAACAGGACCCCTCCAGGATAGAGGTGGTCTCGGTGACGGAGGAAGACCTCCCCATTGTCGAGACCCCCAACACTCTGATCGTCAGTCCCCTGGGCAGCATTACTGCTGACCCACAAACAGAGAATTATTCTGCCAAACCTGAAGAACCCCAACCTCCAGCTGCACCCAGTCCAACCATGCCAATCACCAAGGTGCAGCCATTTATGCAAGGTGAGACCCCGCCATAATGGTACAGCGTTCCACTTTCGGCTGTTCCCCGTCAGGGGGTCGCCACAGCGAATCATCCCAAAACTGACGATTTGCATGTTTCAAATTTGACACATCGTTTTATGCTGGATGCCTTCCTGAGGCAACCCTctacacagggagaacatgcaaactccacacaggaGTGCCCAGACTGGGGCTCAAACCTGGAACCTTCTTGCTGCGAGGCGACAGTGCCAACCACTGCCCCAGAGTGAAACCATGAATATGGAGATTATTACTCATAGGCAGAGTTAGAGAAAGATCTGCTTAAAATGTGAGATGATGTTATGGGGATAACAACGTATCACTTAATCTGCCCCAGATTAAGTACAGCCTTGGTTCCTTAGTCACCTTCACTTTCCCATGAGAAAAGATTGTTTCCTTACATAACTTGACAGTTAGGTGGAatttttcttcagctttaaaGCTGCTTTCTTTAGGGGTGAATGACTGGTTGATCATGAATGAAGGTGTTTATAGATAGATTAGCTGTGtgtaaatagaaaatagaaaatgacaAGAGAAAGGTAAACTATGAAGTTTATTATACAGGGATCAGAAACTCTGAGGCGTATTCCTTCATTTAGACATATATTTGTGAGccattttttaaagattatgtcttcagtaggaaTGGATGCACCACAGATAGGACAGTAAACTTTCCCACTCTGGTTTTGACCATAGAAATCAGACTTCTACTGATTGAAGCCCTCAGCTTCAATGCTGTTTCATAACCTTCTCAATGCTGTCACATTCCTAACAAACACACCAAATTTTAGAGATTTTATGTTATAGATaacagaaaaatcacaaaattacAGCTTTTCCCTGCCACTCTCCCATCTCCTGTCAACAGCTTATATTGTATAGTGTTTAAACACTGTAGATTCTCATGAAGTATTTTGTCTCAACAGAGGATGACTTGGAGAAAAGCTGGAAGAACAGACTGTTGGCCCATCGGGTCGAGCTGCTAATTGCTTCATGCGTCATCGTGGTGGTCACTCTCGCTCTTGGCATTGGCCTCGGAGGTGAGGAGCTCAGTGTTGTGTGAACTTTGTCCATTGAGCAATAATGGATCCACTGTAGCATGGGCTGCCTTCGCTCCATCAATATTTGATGCAGTCCTTACCTGTTTGTTGCCTTCACTCTGGTCCTCAGACTGGAAACACGTAATGAGCTGGATTCAGATCAGGTGACAGTCTTGGTCACTGGTCATTACTGTCTGGCCTAAAAACCTTATTGGTtggtcccttttttttccttttttttacagcagttcTGCTTAGCTGAATTCAGTGTTATCTGTCAGTCCAGTCTGGCAGCAATGCATACATAACTGCTGGTAACGTTAGCAAGCCTTGTCAAGTGCCAGTGGAGAGTCAGCATCGTACATAAGGAGAGATTTATTTCCCTCCATGGAAGTAAACACAACGCATGGGCTGCCAATAACTGCTATGTCGACAGCAACAGAGTGTGGCTACAGATATGTACTTTGTCATTGTGTCACGGCCAAGGATGAGCCACAGAATACTAACCTTTCAACTTCAAGAGGACCCATTCAAAATAGTTTTGAGCAGAGCAATAATATACAATATGTGtattattggaaaaaaaactgtattaacATAATGTTACATACTCTTACAAATTTACAATGCAAAACTTATGTGTacagaaaaggcaaaaaaaaaaaaaatttagtgTGGAGTTCCTCCACATGCCACCTGGCTTGTGTAGCCAGCGAGCTAGCCTATCTTGTGAGTTTTTTAGCACTAGGAATCAACTAGGAAGCTCTGCAGCGCTGTGCTTTTTAAGACGACAGAATTTGTCTTCCTGGAGATGCAAATAGCGTTGGAAAGTAACTGGTGTCAAGTGGTGCGCAGTCACTGTCAATGGCAGGTCACGGCTTACATGGCTGGAAGAACAGATGATTATCTGAACAAACGCTGAGCTCAAATCAGTTGAGTCGGCTTCTACTGCTGAATACACGTGCTGATAAGGTTTCCAAGCATCTGATTCGCCTTAGAAGAAACACTGTGTGGAGCCAGAACGACTTGGAAGTTGTGGCCGGCACAGAATAGAGTTTCAACAAGTCAGTGAAAGGGTGTATGAGTTTATCTGTGAGGGGTGATTTATAAGTTTATGAAGACGGGGAAGGGGTAGTAGTCTTAGGAACCAAATCAGGTAAACTGGACAGGTGCTGGATGAGTTCAAATCCGCATTTCAGGATGGCatccatcagcactgtggaTTTGTGGGCTGGAGTGTTGTCCTGGGAGAAGAGCGCTCCTCTTGTCAGCTTCCTATCTTGATTTAATCCTGTAGCTGTCTCAAGAGATCAGCACAGTTGGCCCCTGTAATAGTGTGACCCTTTTCCATGTAGTCCACCAGCAGCATTCAAGAAAATGGAGGTCATCACTGATTTGGCTTTCATGGGAGCCAGAGACTCTGGGTGTTTCcctgtttcagttgtttttttgtctctggtTGGTGGACCCAAGTGTCATCTGTTTATGAACTGCCAGCAAAATCTGTCAGGATCCACCTCAGAAATTATAAGATTGGTCCCAGCGAGCTGACACCTTGGCTGTTTGGAGTTTGTTGTAGATAACTGCATGGACACATACCTGGGATACTCTCAGCTCTTAGACAATGTACCATTCAGTTATTCATCAATCTGTCAAGATCATGTCATGGACCTTTTCAGTGGTCCTCTGTGTGGTGACGACGACCGTCCAGGACAGGGGTGACCTTTCAGGCTCTTTCTGCCACGTTAGAATTTACCAGCCCACTTCTTCACCCCACTATAAGACCGGGCACTTTTCTCTAGTGTTGCCACCATGTTCTTGTTGACCTCCTTGGACGCCCTTAAGGTCCAAGGTAGCCGAATGCCGTCGCTGACTCTCAGTTTTCAATTACTCGATAtcaaaaaactgaactgaacctcCTTTTGCCTTAGGAGACAAACTTGTAAATGACCCCTCATATCAGCAGTCAAATGTactatgtgtgttttctatatCAGGTCAACTATTACATCTGAAGAGGTTGGCTCCAGgtgatatttattttcatttttgattatGTCACAATATAGGATGGAAGAATGGGGTGTTACATTGTGCTTCTTGATTGTACCAGTGGATGGCACCAGAGTAGGACATTTTGGCATTAGTGTTATTGATATTTAGGCTCAAAATCATCATGTTGACACTGTTGTTATCTATTAAGCTAAAAACGCTCAGAGCAGAGTTTGCAAACacagatttcactgtgtttgttagCACTGTGGAGGGAAACCTACTGTCAGGTTTACTGGATGTGTGGTAGACAGTATGGAAGCATTACTCTGAAGAGAAGATACTACAGTGTTGTTTTCAACTAAATAAAATGCTGTATTACAGTTCATCTACACTGTCGTCAGCTTAAAGGAccagttcttttctttttattttcatctcccTGTGCTTACCATAGCGTGACATGCTTGTATACACCATTACTTATA
This window harbors:
- the fgf9 gene encoding fibroblast growth factor 4A, translated to MKTRSRTQATAKPCLVCFTMNASLLLPGFLLLSVFGACDRPVGAKRQEPEISPETHSARLRGLWKLHMRDSLLKGEGSSPHSIREGVKRQLLYCRVGIGYHLQILPNSSVGGVHKPTEYSWLKVFAMKHGVVGIKGVKSGLYLCMGAEGRVYGAEQFSDDCLLKENLEENHYTTYSSLSHPGIYLALSHKGDLRKGNSVSRHQACTHFLPRTTT